In the Gossypium raimondii isolate GPD5lz chromosome 9, ASM2569854v1, whole genome shotgun sequence genome, one interval contains:
- the LOC105799253 gene encoding protein CLAVATA 3: MASACTLKLVTTRALVLALLYLLVLQGVCGCVSGHGCFHEKPAQNRKILHADLKENNGSITGAGNMENFVGWELRAVPSGPDPLHHNGGSPKKPRTDP; this comes from the exons ATGGCATCCGCGTGTACTTTAAAGCTTGTTACAACCAGAGCTTTGGTGCTGGCCCTCCTATATTTGCTGGTTTTGCAAGGAGTTTGTG GCTGCGTTTCTGGTCATGGATGCTTCCATGAAAAGCCAGCTCAAAATAGAAAG ATATTGCATGCTGATTTGAAGGAAAACAATGGATCCATAACCGGTGCTGGGAATATGGAAAACTTTGTGGGATGGGAATTAAGGGCAGTGCCATCAGGTCCAGATCCTTTGCACCATAATGGTGGTAGCCCTAAGAAGCCTCGGACTGACCCTTAA
- the LOC105797670 gene encoding E3 SUMO-protein ligase SIZ1-like isoform X1, translating to MESLQEEIKAQLCEDPTCQVWQHIGCVIIPEKPMEGNPTLPDFFCCELCRLKRADPFWLTIANPLYPVKLAIANIPTNGKPACRPASKLNQISSSILFILFICNLI from the exons ATGGAGAGCTTACAAGAAGAAATCAAGGCCCAACTG TGTGAGGATCCGACTTGCCAAGTGTGGCAACACATTGGTTGCGTTATAATTCCAGAGAAGCCTATGGAAGGAAATCCGACACTTCCTGATTTCTTTTGTTGTGAGCTTTGTCGACTGAAACGAGCTGATCC TTTTTGGCTTACTATTGCAAACCCTTTATATCCAGTGAAGTTGGCGATTGCAAATATCCCTACGAATGG GAAACCAGCATGCAGACCAGCATCCAAGCTGAACCAGATAAGCAGCagcattttgtttattttgttcatttgtaacTTGATTTAG
- the LOC105797670 gene encoding E3 SUMO-protein ligase SIZ1-like isoform X2: MESLQEEIKAQLCEDPTCQVWQHIGCVIIPEKPMEGNPTLPDFFCCELCRLKRADPFWLTIANPLYPVKLAIANIPTNGNMHYFVSKQSTGCC, from the exons ATGGAGAGCTTACAAGAAGAAATCAAGGCCCAACTG TGTGAGGATCCGACTTGCCAAGTGTGGCAACACATTGGTTGCGTTATAATTCCAGAGAAGCCTATGGAAGGAAATCCGACACTTCCTGATTTCTTTTGTTGTGAGCTTTGTCGACTGAAACGAGCTGATCC TTTTTGGCTTACTATTGCAAACCCTTTATATCCAGTGAAGTTGGCGATTGCAAATATCCCTACGAATGG GAATATGCACTACTTTGTTAGTAAGCAAAGTACAGGATGTTGTTGA
- the LOC105799252 gene encoding putative pentatricopeptide repeat-containing protein At1g68930, whose protein sequence is MRARLGTIPFIASLLDECSSTKSLHKLKQIHAKTILLNISSHSFVRNKLLSAYASCSQMREAHILFFFTSRQPTFLYNSLIRAYSSLHQFSQSLAIFHHMIIAQGPFDIFTLPPVLKSCGHLSHVTLGRQLHGAVVVNGYSSDLANNNSLISMYGKCGELECAKKLFDEMSVRSYVSWSALMMGYEKFGMASEVLGLFEQMAGMGMAVDEVTLTTVLTTCSREGMVEKGKEVFENMEERFGVKPGLEHYTCMVDMLGKAGLVEEAEELVMGMELETDRALWNALLAACRVHGKVEVAERVERRFVGQA, encoded by the coding sequence ATGCGTGCTCGTCTCGGAACCATACCCTTCATCGCATCCCTCCTCGATGAATGCTCATCCACCAAATCCCTCCACAAACTCAAACAGATTCATGCTAAAACGATTTTGCTTAATATTTCAAGCCACTCTTTCGTCCGAAACAAGCTTCTCTCTGCCTACGCCTCATGTTCCCAAATGCGCGAAGCCCAtatcctcttcttcttcacttCTCGCCAACCCACTTTCCTCTACAACTCCCTCATCAGAGCCTACTCTTCTCTTCACCAATTCTCTCAATCCCTCGCCATTTTTCACCACATGATCATTGCCCAagggccctttgacattttcACATTGCCTCCCGTTCTCAAATCTTGCGGACACTTATCTCATGTAACACTTGGAAGGCAGCTCCATGGAGCTGTTGTGGTTAATGGGTATTCATCCGATTTGGCAAATAACAATTCTTTGATTAGTATGTATGGAAAATGTGGTGAATTGGAGTGTGCGAAGAAACTGTTTGATGAAATGTCTGTAAGAAGTTACGTATCGTGGTCCGCATTGATGATGGGATATGAGAAGTTTGGGATGGCATCGGAAGTTCTTGGTTTGTTTGAACAAATGGCGGGGATGGGGATGGCGGTTGATGAGGTGACGTTGACTACAGTTTTGACAACATGCAGTCGCGAGGGGATGGTGGAAAAGGGGAAGGAGGTTTTTGAGAATATGGAGGAAAGGTTTGGAGTGAAGCCTGGATTAGAGCATTATACATGTATGGTGGATATGTTAGGGAAGGCGGGATTGGTGGAGGAAGCTGAGGAGTTGGTGATGGGCATGGAGTTAGAGACTGATCGGGCTTTGTGGAATGCTTTGTTGGCCGCTTGTAGGGTTCATGGGAAGGTGGAGGTGGCTGAAAGGGTGGAAAGAAGATTTGTGGGACAAGCTTGA
- the LOC105799251 gene encoding pentatricopeptide repeat-containing protein At1g05750, chloroplastic, which translates to MSLLPAITPASVTCPNPLISPPNPKTQPLSSNPNPRISLKPLESVVLWTSSISRHCRAGQLSQAAQEFTRMRLSGVEPNHITFITLLSGCAEFPSKGRDLGSLIHGYVCKLGLDKEDVMVGTSLVEMYSKGEQVEVAKLVFDAMMVKNSVSWNTMIDGYMRNREYEKAVEVFDEMPQRDVISWTALINGFAKRGFYEEALDWFREMMIFGVEPDYVTIIAVLTACANLGTLSVGLWVHRLVLKQSFRNNVRVNNSLIDMYSRCGCIEFAREVFDKMQKRSLVSWNSIIVGFAVNGFAEEALKYFDAMQKEGFKPDGVSFTGALTACSHAGLVDEGLRYFDIMKRVHKISPRIEHFGCIVDLYSRAGKLKEAWDLVRNMPMKPNEVVLGSLLAACRNYGDISLAERIVKNLVALDPGSDSNYVLLSNIYAAVGRWVGASKVRRRMKALGIQKKPGFSSIEISGCVHEFVAGDKSHRDKDSIYAMLELLSFDLMSSGYAPEIVVRE; encoded by the coding sequence ATGAGCCTTCTTCCCGCCATAACACCAGCTTCTGTAACTTGCCCAAATCCTCTTATCTCTCccccaaaccccaaaacccAACCCTTATCTTCTAACCCAAATCCCCGAATCTCCCTTAAACCCTTAGAATCTGTCGTCTTATGGACCTCTTCAATTTCTCGTCACTGCCGTGCAGGCCAGCTATCCCAAGCTGCCCAAGAGTTTACACGCATGAGACTCTCTGGTGTTGAGCCAAATCATATCACTTTCATTACCCTTCTTTCGGGTTGTGCTGAATTTCCATCAAAAGGTCGGGATTTGGGTTCTTTGATTCATGGATATGTTTGCAAATTGGGTTTAGATAAAGAAGACGTGATGGTGGGCACCTCGCTCGTGGAAATGTACTCTAAAGGAGAACAAGTGGAAGTGGCTAAGTTGGTCTTTGATGCGATGATGGTGAAGAATTCAGTTTCCTGGAATACGATGATTGACGGGTATATGAGGAATCGGGAATATGAGAAGGCAGTTGAGGTGTTTGATGAAATGCCTCAAAGAGATGTCATTTCTTGGACTGCCTTGATTAATGGGTTTGCTAAGAGGGGGTTTTATGAGGAAGCATTGGATTGGTTTCGAGAAATGATGATTTTTGGCGTTGAGCCTGATTACGTGACCATCATAGCTGTTTTAACAGCTTGTGCTAATTTGGGTACTCTTAGTGTTGGCTTATGGGTTCATCGGCTTGTTTTGAAACAAAGTTTTAGAAACAATGTTAGAGTAAATAATTCGTTGATTGATATGTATTCACGATGTGGATGCATAGAATTTGCTCGTGAAGTTTTTGACAAGATGCAGAAGCGATCATTAGTATCGTGGAATTCAATCATTGTAGGGTTTGCTGTAAATGGATTTGCAGAGGAAGCTTTGAAATACTTTGATGCAATGCAGAAAGAAGGGTTTAAACCAGATGGGGTCAGCTTTACTGGAGCACTTACTGCTTGTAGCCATGCTGGTTTAGTGGATGAAGGGCTCCGTTACTTTGATATTATGAAAAGAGTTCATAAGATATCCCCTAGAATTGAGCATTTTGGTTGCATAGTTGATCTTTATAGTCGTGCTGGGAAGTTGAAAGAAGCATGGGATCTTGTACGAAATATGCCTATGAAGCCAAATGAAGTTGTATTGGGGTCATTGTTAGCAGCATGTAGAAATTATGGCGATATTAGCTTAGCCGAAAGGATAGTGAAAAACCTTGTGGCATTGGACCCTGGTAGCGATTCCAATTATGTACTGCTCTCAAACATATATGCAGCAGTTGGGAGATGGGTGGGAGCAAGCAAGGTTAGGAGGAGAATGAAAGCACTTGGGATACAAAAGAAGCCGGGTTTTAGTTCAATTGAGATTAGTGGTTGTGTTCATGAATTTGTTGCCGGTGACAAGTCACATAGAGACAAAGATAGTATTTATGCAATGCTTGAGTTGCTCTCCTTTGATTTAATGTCTTCTGGGTATGCCCCTGAAATTGttgtaagagaatga